In Phoenix dactylifera cultivar Barhee BC4 chromosome 11, palm_55x_up_171113_PBpolish2nd_filt_p, whole genome shotgun sequence, the following are encoded in one genomic region:
- the LOC103708985 gene encoding uncharacterized protein LOC103708985: MMEGDLGGVLGGAAIRPPRLEDAGLEDCALPPESIMEAFSRAAISLRSRISNAAATQEQKEEKSDDGACVQDPGPSNGQIPDALLGGGTAEATPSHPSCGGGGGVEDEEERGKGGRDKVVVVGGDGVGDLASDRLVVVGGEETEVGGKRSCVEGIEEGVVGGEKKREHDEEQEEAEEGDGDRPILIEALI, from the coding sequence ATGATGGAAGGGGACCTTGGAGGGGTGCTCGGCGGTGCGGCGATCCGCCCTCCGAGACTCGAGGACGCGGGACTGGAGGACTGCGCCCTTCCTCCCGAATCCATCATGGAAGCCTTCTCCCGCGCCGCCATCTCCCTCAGGTCCCGGATCTCCAACGCCGCCGCAACAcaagaacaaaaagaagaaaagagcgaCGACGGCGCTTGCGTCCAAGACCCCGGCCCGAGCAACGGCCAGATCCCGGACGCCCTTCTTGGCGGTGGCACCGCCGAAGCCACCCCATCGCATCCCTCCTGCGGGGGCGGTGGCGGCGTCGAAGATGAGGAGGAGCGAGGGAAAGGCGGTCGAGATAAAGTAGTAGTTGTCGGTGGTGATGGAGTAGGCGATTTGGCCTCCGATCGGCTTGTGGTTGTGGGTGGGGAGGAAACGGAGGTGGGAGGGAAGAGATCTTGTGTTGAGGGTATCGAGGAGGGAGTCGTTGgaggggagaagaagagggagcatgacgaagaacaagaagaagcggAGGAAGGGGATGGCGATAGACCCATTCTGATCGAAGCTCTCATCTGA